A genomic region of Verrucomicrobiia bacterium contains the following coding sequences:
- the upp gene encoding uracil phosphoribosyltransferase: MKGVTVINHPLVQHNLTRLRDARTGSQEFRRVLGEVASLMVYEATRSFQLNTKQVKTPLARAAGCDLKREVVLVPVLRAGLGMLDAILQLIPNARVGFIGLKREEKTLQANFYHKSLPQDLSPFEVILIDPMLATGGSAVAALDLLHQHGAERVRLVSLVAAPEGIRKVRQTHRTLPIFTAAIDQRLNECGYIIPGLGDAGDRLFGV; this comes from the coding sequence ATGAAGGGCGTCACGGTCATCAACCACCCGCTCGTCCAGCATAACCTGACCCGGTTGCGCGACGCCCGCACCGGCTCACAGGAGTTCCGCCGCGTGCTCGGCGAAGTGGCCTCGTTGATGGTTTACGAGGCCACCCGCTCGTTTCAACTCAACACCAAGCAGGTCAAAACGCCGCTCGCGCGAGCCGCGGGCTGCGACCTGAAACGCGAAGTTGTGCTGGTGCCCGTCTTGCGCGCGGGCCTGGGCATGCTCGACGCCATTCTGCAATTGATCCCCAACGCGCGCGTGGGGTTCATCGGCCTCAAGCGTGAGGAAAAAACCTTGCAGGCGAATTTTTATCACAAGAGCCTGCCCCAGGATTTGAGCCCGTTTGAAGTCATTCTCATCGATCCAATGCTGGCCACCGGCGGGAGTGCCGTGGCCGCGCTGGATTTACTCCACCAACACGGCGCCGAACGCGTCCGGCTGGTCAGTCTTGTCGCCGCGCCGGAGGGCATTCGCAAAGTCCGCCAGACTCACCGCACGCTGCCCATTTTCACCGCCGCCATCGACCAGCGATTGAACGAGTGCGGCTACATCATTCCCGGTCTCGGAGATGCCGGGGACCGGCTGTTTGGGGTGTGA